A portion of the Burkholderia sp. GAS332 genome contains these proteins:
- a CDS encoding SnoaL-like polyketide cyclase: MTLPSQEDITRQAIEGFYRAIEQRDVALLRTVVTPDWEYIPEPPGAAPGPDQMIAIFANIATALPDMKITILDVLTHGDRVGVRAEISGTQTGVLLGIAASSKHISFAIHSFHQMRGSLIEKTWHLEDWLSAFRQIGQLPPTLERP; encoded by the coding sequence ATGACCCTGCCTAGCCAAGAAGACATCACGCGTCAAGCGATTGAAGGGTTCTATCGCGCCATCGAGCAGCGAGACGTCGCGTTGTTACGAACGGTCGTCACCCCCGATTGGGAATATATTCCGGAGCCTCCCGGGGCAGCGCCGGGACCCGACCAGATGATTGCAATATTCGCGAACATCGCCACAGCGCTGCCGGATATGAAAATCACCATTCTCGACGTGCTGACTCATGGAGACCGGGTGGGCGTTCGCGCGGAGATTAGTGGTACTCAAACCGGGGTGCTACTTGGCATTGCGGCAAGTTCCAAACACATCAGTTTCGCGATTCATTCTTTCCACCAGATGCGCGGAAGTTTGATTGAGAAGACGTGGCACCTCGAGGACTGGCTATCGGCGTTCCGACAAATTGGACAGTTACCCCCAACGCTTGAACGGCCTTGA
- a CDS encoding Outer membrane protein (porin) codes for MKRSMTKATLGITCAGLAGFAATAHAQSSVTLYGIVDAGIEYVNHASKDGSATRLVSGGKNTSRWGLRGVEDLGGGLKAIFQLESGINIANGQFDDSTGAIFDRRATIGLKNRFGQITLGRNFTTTYDYMLQFDPMGYAPNYSWATSSTATGGRKDGLFSRSSNAVRYDGTFSGFKLGAMYGFGNVPGSMKSSSKYDVGLGYENGPFAVVATFDRQNGANDSVTPADTTNYIQGIHAGLSYDFGTVKAMAGYRNYRRTFHTAAPTLRSDMYWLGGQYDVTPFFSLFGAVYHQDIKDASDADPTLFSLRAQYALSKRTVLYMAGGYAMAKHDNAVSLSRDLTGAADTQTGVTAGIQHRF; via the coding sequence ATGAAGCGGAGTATGACAAAGGCAACCCTTGGCATAACGTGCGCCGGCCTCGCCGGATTTGCAGCAACGGCGCATGCGCAATCGAGCGTGACCTTGTACGGCATTGTCGATGCAGGCATCGAATACGTGAATCACGCGAGCAAGGACGGCAGCGCCACGCGTCTCGTCTCGGGCGGCAAGAACACGTCGCGCTGGGGCCTGCGTGGTGTCGAGGACCTTGGCGGCGGACTGAAGGCCATCTTCCAGTTGGAGAGCGGTATCAACATCGCGAACGGCCAGTTCGACGACAGCACCGGCGCGATCTTCGATCGCCGCGCCACGATCGGCCTGAAAAACCGCTTCGGGCAAATCACGCTCGGTCGCAATTTCACGACCACCTACGATTACATGCTGCAGTTCGACCCGATGGGTTACGCGCCGAACTACTCGTGGGCGACGTCATCCACCGCGACGGGGGGGCGCAAGGACGGTCTGTTCTCGCGTTCGTCTAACGCCGTGCGCTATGACGGCACATTCTCCGGCTTCAAGCTCGGCGCCATGTACGGTTTCGGCAACGTGCCGGGCAGCATGAAGTCGAGCTCCAAGTACGACGTCGGTCTGGGCTACGAGAACGGTCCGTTCGCCGTCGTCGCGACGTTCGACCGGCAGAACGGCGCCAACGACAGCGTGACGCCCGCGGATACCACCAACTACATTCAAGGCATTCACGCAGGCTTGAGCTACGACTTCGGCACGGTGAAGGCGATGGCCGGGTATCGCAACTATCGGCGCACCTTCCACACCGCCGCGCCGACGTTGCGCAGCGATATGTACTGGCTCGGCGGTCAATACGACGTGACGCCGTTCTTCTCGCTGTTTGGCGCCGTCTACCATCAGGACATCAAGGACGCGAGCGACGCCGATCCGACGCTGTTCTCGCTGCGCGCACAGTACGCGCTGTCGAAGCGGACAGTGCTGTATATGGCGGGCGGTTATGCGATGGCCAAGCATGACAATGCGGTCAGCCTGTCGCGTGATCTGACCGGCGCGGCGGATACGCAAACGGGCGTGACGGCGGGGATTCAACACCGGTTCTGA
- a CDS encoding type VI secretion system protein, with amino-acid sequence MTRGGPGLFEAVTGHFANGARIDGYDAATQTLLSVQDNIQRILNSRRNGLAHLPDYGLDDLSEIYRHLPSSAHKLRHAIEATVLKYEPRVRAIDIDIWETDPGMLLSFTMVCHLHQEGLVRFGTHFTTDGQTRLDMLKNDLDRD; translated from the coding sequence ATGACACGCGGCGGACCCGGCCTGTTTGAAGCGGTGACAGGACATTTCGCGAACGGGGCGCGGATCGATGGCTACGACGCCGCAACGCAAACCCTCCTCTCGGTGCAGGACAACATCCAGCGCATCCTGAACAGCCGACGCAACGGGCTTGCGCACCTGCCCGATTATGGTCTGGACGACCTATCGGAAATCTATCGCCACCTGCCCTCGTCCGCCCACAAACTCAGGCATGCGATCGAAGCGACGGTGCTCAAGTACGAGCCGCGCGTGAGGGCGATCGACATCGACATCTGGGAAACGGACCCGGGCATGCTGTTGAGTTTTACGATGGTTTGCCATCTGCATCAGGAGGGGCTGGTGCGTTTCGGCACGCACTTCACCACCGACGGCCAGACCCGGCTCGACATGCTGAAAAACGATCTCGATCGCGACTGA
- a CDS encoding iron(III) transport system permease protein: protein MLSTSATGHRDAPPRAADGGTIGALPRGGLQPFAGLLRWLVVAVLSVAVALPLGFILFQSVLNAPFFDAKRTLGLAGFEFIFSDPDFWSALKNSFIIAGGMLFISIPLGGILAFLMVRTDLPGRRWLEPLLLTPVFVSPMVLAFGYVVAAGPVGFYSVWWKALFGAAEAPWSVYSILAITIIVGLTHVPHVYLYSSAALRNLGSDVEEAARVAGARPFRVALDVSLPMTLPALLFAGVLVFFLGFEVFGLPLVLGDPEGHLVLATYLYKLTNKLGVPSYHLMAAVAVCIVAITFPLVLLQRRLLKSANRFVTVKGKAGRQTVLPLGAWRWVALAIVALWLLLTVFVPLSGITLRAFVTNWGEGVNLAEVLTLANFTELFEQDNLVRAILNTLGIGVIGGALAVGFYSLVAFAGHRRNDWATRLLDYLVLLPRAVPGLLAGLAFLWIFLFVPGLKELKNSMWSIWIAYTVVWLAYGMRLIQSALLQVGPELEEAGRSVGATRARVSLDVTLPLVRFGLLAAWLLIFMIFEREYSTAVYLLSPGTEVIGALLVSLWATGAVDQVAALSVINIAMVGVGLGVALRFGVKLHG, encoded by the coding sequence ATGCTTTCCACTAGCGCAACCGGACACCGCGATGCACCACCCCGCGCGGCCGACGGCGGCACGATAGGCGCGCTGCCGCGCGGCGGGCTACAGCCGTTTGCGGGGCTGCTGCGCTGGCTCGTCGTCGCGGTGCTGAGCGTCGCGGTGGCGCTGCCGCTCGGTTTCATTCTGTTCCAGAGCGTGCTGAATGCGCCGTTCTTCGACGCCAAACGCACGCTCGGTCTTGCCGGTTTCGAATTCATTTTCAGCGACCCCGACTTCTGGTCCGCGCTGAAGAACTCTTTCATCATCGCGGGCGGGATGCTGTTCATCTCGATCCCGCTCGGCGGCATTCTCGCGTTCCTGATGGTGCGCACCGACCTGCCCGGCCGCCGTTGGCTCGAACCGCTGCTGCTCACCCCCGTATTCGTTTCGCCGATGGTGCTCGCCTTCGGCTATGTGGTCGCGGCCGGACCGGTCGGCTTCTATTCGGTCTGGTGGAAAGCATTGTTCGGCGCCGCCGAAGCGCCATGGAGCGTGTATTCGATTCTCGCGATCACGATCATCGTCGGACTCACGCATGTGCCGCACGTGTACCTGTATTCGTCGGCGGCGCTGCGCAATCTCGGCTCGGACGTCGAAGAAGCGGCGCGCGTCGCCGGTGCGCGGCCGTTCCGTGTCGCACTCGACGTGAGCCTGCCGATGACGCTGCCCGCGTTGCTGTTCGCCGGCGTGCTGGTGTTCTTCCTCGGCTTCGAAGTGTTCGGCCTGCCGCTCGTCCTTGGCGACCCTGAAGGACACCTCGTGCTGGCGACGTATCTGTACAAGCTCACGAATAAGCTCGGCGTGCCCTCGTATCACCTGATGGCCGCGGTCGCCGTGTGCATCGTCGCGATTACGTTCCCGCTCGTGCTGCTACAACGGCGCTTGCTGAAGAGCGCAAACCGCTTCGTCACGGTCAAGGGTAAAGCGGGACGTCAAACCGTGCTGCCGCTCGGCGCATGGCGTTGGGTTGCGCTGGCGATCGTCGCGCTGTGGCTGCTGCTGACGGTGTTCGTGCCGCTCTCCGGCATCACGCTGCGCGCGTTCGTCACCAACTGGGGCGAAGGCGTGAATCTGGCCGAAGTGCTGACGCTCGCCAACTTCACCGAACTGTTCGAACAGGACAACCTGGTCCGCGCGATTCTCAACACGCTCGGCATCGGCGTGATCGGTGGCGCACTTGCCGTGGGTTTCTATTCGCTGGTCGCCTTTGCCGGCCATCGCCGCAACGACTGGGCGACGCGCCTGCTCGACTACCTCGTGCTGCTGCCGCGCGCGGTGCCCGGCCTGCTCGCCGGTCTCGCGTTCCTGTGGATCTTTCTGTTCGTGCCGGGCCTGAAGGAACTGAAGAACTCCATGTGGAGCATCTGGATCGCGTACACGGTCGTGTGGCTCGCGTACGGCATGCGCCTGATTCAAAGCGCGCTGCTGCAAGTCGGGCCGGAACTCGAAGAAGCAGGACGCAGCGTCGGCGCCACCCGCGCACGCGTCAGTCTCGACGTGACGCTGCCGCTCGTGCGTTTCGGCCTGCTCGCGGCATGGCTTCTGATCTTCATGATCTTCGAGCGCGAATACTCGACCGCCGTCTATCTCCTCTCGCCCGGCACGGAAGTGATTGGCGCGCTGCTGGTGTCGCTGTGGGCGACCGGCGCAGTCGATCAGGTCGCGGCGCTTTCTGTCATCAACATCGCGATGGTCGGCGTCGGACTCGGCGTCGCTCTGCGCTTCGGAGTGAAATTGCATGGATAA
- a CDS encoding iron(III) transport system substrate-binding protein has translation MHISLKYLAAAVAFAANSAWAAFPAGYPSDYQVTVDGAKKEGKLIVYSVTDTALVRPLIKDFESLYGIKIEYNDMNSTELYNRYISENAASSTSADVLWSSAMDLQIKLVNDGLMASYESPEAKQLPQWAQYQKQAYGTTYEPLAIVYNKRLLPAGEVPQTRADLIKLLQSKPDQFKGKVTTYDIEKSGVGFNYLTQDVRVNPQVTWDLVKAMGATGPKLQSSTGAMMERISSGENLIGYNILGSYALTKAKKDPSIGYVYPKDYTLVVSRLVTISKKAQSPNAAKLWVDYLLSQRGQTLLANQASLFSIRADVDGETSMAGLTKQLGDSLKPIPIGAGLLVYLDQSKRLEFLKQWQQSIKR, from the coding sequence GTGCACATCTCTTTGAAGTATCTCGCCGCAGCCGTTGCATTCGCCGCAAACTCCGCATGGGCAGCCTTTCCTGCCGGTTATCCCAGCGACTACCAGGTCACCGTCGACGGGGCAAAGAAGGAAGGCAAGCTGATCGTGTACTCGGTCACGGACACCGCCCTCGTACGTCCGCTCATCAAGGATTTTGAAAGCTTGTACGGCATCAAGATCGAATATAACGACATGAACAGCACCGAGCTGTACAACCGCTACATCAGCGAAAACGCGGCCAGCAGCACCAGCGCCGACGTGCTGTGGAGCTCGGCGATGGACTTGCAGATCAAACTCGTCAACGACGGTCTGATGGCCAGCTACGAATCGCCCGAAGCGAAGCAGTTGCCGCAGTGGGCGCAGTACCAGAAGCAGGCGTACGGCACCACGTATGAGCCGCTTGCGATCGTCTACAACAAGCGCCTCTTGCCCGCAGGCGAAGTGCCGCAAACCCGCGCCGATCTGATCAAGCTGCTGCAAAGCAAACCGGATCAGTTCAAGGGCAAAGTCACCACGTACGACATCGAAAAGTCCGGCGTCGGCTTCAACTATCTGACGCAAGACGTGCGCGTCAATCCGCAAGTGACGTGGGACCTCGTGAAAGCCATGGGCGCCACTGGTCCCAAGCTGCAATCGAGTACTGGCGCGATGATGGAGCGCATTTCTTCGGGTGAAAACCTGATCGGCTACAACATTCTCGGTTCGTACGCGCTCACCAAAGCGAAGAAAGACCCGTCGATCGGCTATGTCTATCCGAAGGACTACACCCTGGTGGTCAGCCGCCTCGTGACGATTTCGAAGAAAGCGCAAAGCCCGAACGCCGCGAAGCTGTGGGTCGATTATCTGCTGTCGCAACGCGGTCAAACCTTGCTCGCGAACCAGGCGAGCCTGTTCTCGATTCGCGCTGACGTCGACGGCGAAACGTCGATGGCCGGTCTGACGAAGCAGCTCGGCGACTCACTCAAGCCGATCCCGATCGGCGCCGGCCTGCTGGTCTATCTCGACCAGTCCAAGCGGCTTGAATTCCTCAAGCAATGGCAACAGTCGATCAAGCGCTAA
- a CDS encoding iron(III) transport system ATP-binding protein: MDKLSVDNLFLSYGDNPILKGVSFELNPGEVVCLLGASGSGKTTLLRAVAGLEQPSSGRIELDGKVFFDGAAQVDLPVEQRSLGLVFQSYALWPHRTVADNVGYGLKLRRVSAAEQKKRVQSALDQLGLGHLAARYPYQLSGGQQQRVAIARALVYNPPVILLDEPLSNLDAKLREEARAWLRELIVSLGLSALCVTHDQTEAMAMSDRILLLRNGRIEQEGTPAELYGAPRSLYTAEFMGSNNRIDARVAAVDGERVTLAGDGWQLQAQAREALTTGQNAQAVIRLERVQVADGPGANRLQAELITSMYLGDRWEYLFHCGDLRLRAFGHVPRAAGRHWIEFPANDCWAFAQAS, encoded by the coding sequence ATGGATAAGCTCTCGGTCGACAACCTGTTTCTCAGCTATGGCGACAACCCGATTCTTAAGGGCGTGTCGTTCGAACTGAACCCCGGCGAAGTGGTGTGCCTGCTGGGCGCATCGGGAAGCGGCAAGACCACGCTGCTGCGCGCCGTCGCGGGACTCGAGCAACCTTCGTCGGGCCGTATCGAACTCGACGGCAAGGTGTTCTTCGACGGCGCGGCCCAAGTCGATCTGCCAGTCGAGCAACGTTCGCTCGGCCTCGTGTTTCAGTCGTATGCGCTATGGCCGCATCGCACCGTGGCGGACAACGTCGGTTATGGATTGAAGTTGCGGCGCGTGTCGGCCGCTGAGCAAAAGAAACGCGTACAGTCCGCGCTCGACCAGCTCGGCCTCGGCCATCTCGCCGCGCGCTACCCGTATCAGCTTTCCGGCGGCCAGCAACAGCGCGTGGCGATCGCGCGGGCGCTGGTCTACAACCCGCCCGTGATTCTGCTCGACGAACCGCTGTCGAATCTCGACGCCAAGCTGCGTGAGGAAGCGCGCGCCTGGTTGCGCGAACTGATCGTTTCGCTGGGCCTGTCCGCGTTGTGCGTCACGCACGACCAGACCGAAGCGATGGCGATGTCCGACCGCATCCTGCTATTGCGCAACGGCCGCATCGAACAGGAAGGCACGCCCGCCGAACTCTATGGCGCGCCCCGCTCGCTTTACACCGCCGAATTCATGGGCAGCAATAACCGGATCGACGCGCGCGTTGCCGCGGTCGACGGCGAACGCGTGACGCTGGCCGGCGACGGCTGGCAGTTGCAAGCCCAGGCGCGCGAAGCGCTCACCACCGGGCAAAACGCGCAGGCCGTGATTCGCCTCGAGCGCGTTCAGGTCGCCGATGGTCCGGGCGCCAACCGCCTCCAGGCCGAGCTCATCACGTCGATGTACCTCGGCGACCGCTGGGAATACCTGTTCCATTGCGGCGATCTGCGCCTGCGTGCCTTCGGCCACGTGCCGCGCGCGGCCGGCCGTCACTGGATCGAATTTCCCGCCAACGACTGCTGGGCCTTCGCACAGGCGAGCTGA
- a CDS encoding type VI secretion system protein VasG translates to MTNRDLSPFLRRLNDHCAQALADAASLCETRAHRDIEIEHWLIKLLELGDGDLVAIVRRYELNVDSIWNGLLGAIDRLPHELRGKPGLSHRLGQLIEAAWIRASLEEGSPSIRSAHLLAALTDAPHLLRAPEAWALLSVSATQIERLAPELNRTSVEAPSVEVDAQDRTTARSGEHVAPGEPKREPSARASRANGLAQPASEALKRFTIDITHQAREGKIDPVFGRDVEIRQMVDILARRRKNNPILVGDPGVGKTALVEGLALKIAEGDVPAVIRDVSVLTLDLGLLQAGAGVKGEFEQRLKNVIEAVQQSPTPILLFIDEAHTLIGAGNTAGGADAANLLKPALARGELRTIAATTWSEYKQYFERDAALERRFQMVKVDEPDDDNACLMLRGLKDRYARHHGVHITDAAIGAAVRLSRRYLTGRQLPDKAVDLLDTAAARVRMSTDATPVAMSACHAERAALDVERTALFEDQGATSADVGERLAAIDARLILLARDLHALKGAYASQKEAVTALVALRKRWQAATDESERRDLQHEIRTAHDKLARHGTDALIQAEVDDAAIARVIADWTGVPVGSLLEDELAALLDLEMRLGQVVVGQDDALAAVSQSLRASKAGLKSDEAPLGVFLLAGPSGVGKTETARALADLMFGGERALVTINLSEYQEAHTVSQLKGSPPGYVGYGQGGVLTEAVRQRPYSVILLDEVEKAHRDVLNLFYQVFDRGFMRDGEGRVIDFRNTVIVMTSNLGSEQIMAATEAVAEAGGEVSTAMLMEAIRPLLVEHFQPALLARFQTVVYRQLSADALAKIVRIKLDNVAQRIDKRFGVPLTCDDALVAELVRACLLPDSGARNIDSLLDQQILPVLSRELLERIAAQHTQATTRPGKPPFQIRLAYSDKDGIGVEFDESPAEVTA, encoded by the coding sequence ATGACCAACCGCGACCTTTCCCCCTTCCTGCGCCGGCTCAACGATCACTGCGCGCAAGCCCTCGCCGACGCGGCGAGTCTCTGCGAAACCCGGGCTCACCGGGACATCGAGATCGAGCACTGGCTGATCAAACTCCTTGAGCTGGGTGATGGAGATCTGGTTGCAATCGTGCGCCGTTATGAACTCAACGTCGACAGCATCTGGAACGGCCTGCTTGGCGCGATCGACCGGCTGCCGCATGAACTGCGCGGAAAACCCGGGCTGTCCCACCGGCTTGGGCAACTGATCGAAGCCGCGTGGATACGCGCCTCGCTCGAAGAAGGATCGCCTTCGATCCGTTCCGCGCACCTGCTGGCCGCGCTCACCGATGCGCCGCATCTGCTACGTGCGCCCGAGGCATGGGCTTTGCTCTCCGTATCCGCCACCCAGATCGAGCGCCTCGCGCCTGAGCTCAACCGGACTTCCGTCGAAGCGCCAAGCGTCGAGGTCGATGCGCAGGACCGCACTACTGCACGCTCCGGCGAACACGTTGCCCCAGGTGAACCGAAACGCGAACCGTCCGCAAGGGCTAGCCGGGCAAACGGACTCGCGCAACCGGCGTCGGAAGCGCTTAAGCGCTTCACCATCGACATCACCCACCAAGCGCGCGAAGGCAAGATCGACCCGGTGTTTGGCCGTGATGTCGAGATCCGGCAGATGGTCGATATCCTCGCTCGCCGGCGCAAGAACAATCCGATCCTCGTTGGCGATCCCGGTGTCGGCAAGACTGCGCTGGTCGAAGGTCTCGCGCTGAAGATTGCCGAAGGGGATGTGCCCGCGGTCATCCGCGACGTCAGCGTCCTCACGCTCGATCTTGGTCTGCTGCAGGCCGGCGCCGGGGTGAAAGGAGAATTCGAACAGCGCCTGAAGAACGTGATCGAGGCCGTCCAGCAGTCACCTACACCGATCCTGCTGTTCATCGACGAAGCGCACACGCTCATCGGCGCAGGCAATACCGCGGGGGGCGCCGACGCGGCGAATCTGCTCAAGCCCGCGCTTGCGCGCGGCGAGTTGCGCACGATCGCCGCGACCACCTGGTCCGAATACAAGCAGTACTTTGAACGGGATGCCGCGCTCGAACGCCGCTTCCAGATGGTCAAGGTCGACGAGCCCGATGACGACAACGCGTGTCTGATGCTGCGTGGCCTGAAGGACCGCTACGCTCGACACCACGGCGTGCACATCACCGATGCCGCAATCGGGGCGGCCGTGCGTCTGTCGCGCCGCTATCTGACGGGACGCCAGTTGCCCGACAAGGCCGTCGACCTCCTCGACACGGCGGCCGCCCGTGTCCGCATGAGCACGGACGCGACGCCAGTCGCGATGTCCGCCTGTCATGCAGAACGGGCCGCGCTCGACGTCGAACGCACGGCGCTATTCGAGGACCAGGGCGCGACGTCGGCCGATGTTGGAGAGCGGCTGGCGGCCATCGATGCGCGCCTCATCCTGCTTGCGCGCGATCTTCATGCGCTGAAAGGGGCGTATGCCAGCCAGAAAGAAGCCGTTACGGCTCTCGTCGCGCTGCGCAAGCGTTGGCAAGCGGCGACGGACGAATCGGAACGCCGCGATCTTCAGCACGAGATCAGGACCGCACACGACAAACTTGCCAGACATGGCACCGACGCCCTGATCCAGGCGGAAGTCGACGATGCCGCGATCGCACGCGTCATCGCCGACTGGACCGGCGTGCCAGTGGGCAGCCTGCTTGAGGATGAGCTGGCGGCCCTGCTCGATCTGGAAATGCGACTCGGGCAGGTCGTGGTTGGGCAGGACGATGCGCTCGCAGCCGTGAGTCAAAGCCTGCGCGCGTCGAAGGCCGGCCTGAAATCCGACGAAGCCCCGCTCGGCGTATTCTTGCTGGCGGGTCCGTCTGGGGTCGGCAAGACCGAGACGGCCCGTGCGCTGGCCGATCTGATGTTCGGCGGGGAACGCGCGCTCGTCACGATCAACCTGTCCGAGTATCAGGAAGCGCACACGGTATCGCAACTGAAAGGGTCGCCGCCGGGCTATGTCGGCTACGGCCAGGGTGGCGTGCTGACTGAAGCGGTACGTCAGCGCCCCTATAGCGTGATCCTGCTCGACGAGGTTGAAAAGGCCCACCGCGACGTGCTGAACCTGTTTTACCAGGTGTTCGACCGGGGCTTCATGCGCGACGGCGAAGGTCGTGTGATCGACTTCCGCAACACCGTCATTGTGATGACATCCAATCTCGGCAGCGAACAGATCATGGCCGCCACTGAAGCGGTAGCCGAAGCTGGCGGCGAAGTGAGCACCGCCATGCTGATGGAAGCGATCCGCCCATTGCTTGTCGAGCACTTCCAGCCCGCGTTGCTGGCCCGCTTCCAAACGGTCGTCTACCGGCAGTTGTCCGCCGATGCGCTGGCGAAAATCGTGCGGATAAAACTCGACAACGTCGCCCAACGTATCGATAAGCGTTTCGGCGTGCCGCTCACTTGCGACGACGCCCTGGTCGCTGAACTCGTGCGCGCCTGCCTGCTGCCCGACTCCGGTGCGCGCAACATCGATAGCCTGCTCGACCAGCAGATCCTGCCGGTGCTGTCGCGCGAACTGCTCGAACGCATCGCTGCGCAGCACACGCAGGCGACGACGCGCCCGGGCAAGCCGCCGTTCCAGATCCGCCTCGCGTACTCGGATAAAGACGGCATCGGTGTCGAGTTCGACGAGTCGCCTGCCGAGGTGACGGCATGA
- a CDS encoding type VI secretion system secreted protein Hcp has protein sequence MAIPAYMWIKDDGGADIKGSVTVQGREGSVEVVALDHGVSIPTDSNTGKLTGTRVHLPITFTKETDASTPYLYKAVTSGQTLKSIEIKWYKIDDAGKEKEYFNTKLDNVKVVAVNPKMLDIKNPAFEKHNHLEDVELRYEKITWSYKDGNIIHADSWNERS, from the coding sequence ATGGCAATTCCCGCATACATGTGGATCAAGGACGATGGCGGCGCTGACATCAAGGGCTCGGTTACCGTCCAGGGCCGCGAAGGCAGCGTTGAAGTCGTCGCGCTCGATCACGGCGTGAGCATTCCGACCGATTCCAATACCGGCAAGCTCACCGGCACGCGCGTGCACCTGCCGATCACCTTCACAAAGGAAACTGACGCGTCGACGCCATACCTGTACAAGGCGGTGACGAGCGGCCAGACCCTCAAGTCGATCGAAATCAAGTGGTACAAGATCGACGACGCGGGCAAGGAGAAGGAATACTTCAACACCAAGCTCGACAACGTGAAGGTCGTGGCGGTCAACCCGAAGATGCTCGACATCAAGAATCCGGCATTCGAGAAGCACAACCACCTCGAAGACGTCGAACTGCGCTACGAGAAGATCACCTGGTCGTACAAGGATGGCAACATCATCCACGCCGACAGCTGGAACGAACGCTCGTAG